Proteins encoded together in one Venturia canescens isolate UGA chromosome 10, ASM1945775v1, whole genome shotgun sequence window:
- the LOC122417577 gene encoding queuine tRNA-ribosyltransferase accessory subunit 2 isoform X1, producing MTREESVMKFFTESAARCAARIGLITELARMPGAVFETPLLMIYTKRGSVPHLTKDVFQMVTFEQEFLMTSLSSAIPMLNSVKQTNSFAEFVSMKEYPFFLSIQDPAVETSRGYQEKDSIAVWTRGGRSSFNANSYMDAVEVLKPDMYIALCDGDTDENSSSKRVSKALERSKRLFIKCMKRHNSSDVLKSTAILGPVEGGWDLKAREISVQYLIDKNPDGFVIDGLHVNGNRVQKIDFDSIKNVTQHTMNLLPVSKMKVSLGCWNPTAVLELIEHGVDVFDSSYPYVVTESSKALTFMCFSHQHSNKNTGHEISVVDKCFTDDFSPICETCECLTCKNHTRAYLNHLCQTKELLGSVLLMVHNTHQYLQFFKAIRENIKNSTLTDFKSKIGAQFTS from the exons ATGACACGTGAAGAGAG CGTTATGAAGTTTTTCACCGAATCAGCAGCACGTTGTGCGGCTCGAATAGGTTTAATTACAGAATTGGCAAGAATGCCAGGTGCCGTCTTTGAAACACCCTTGTTAATGATTTATACGAag CGAGGTAGCGTGCCTcatctcacgaaagatgttttccaaaTGGTTACTTTTGAGCAAGAATTCCTTATGACCTCTTTATCCTCCGCCATTCCTATGCTCAATTCCGTTAAACAAACAAATTCTTTTGCAGAATTTGTTAGCATGAAG gaatatcctttttttttgtcgataCAAGATCCCGCGGTAGAAACATCAAGAGGGTATCAAGAGAAGGATTCGATAGCAGTTTGGACAAGGGGAGGAAGGAGCTCGTTCAATGCCAACTCTTATATGGATGCGGTTGAAGTTTTGAAACCCGATATGTACATTGCATTGTGCGACGGCGATACTGATGAAAATAGCAGCTCAAAACGAGTATCGAAAGCTTTAGAAAGAAGTAAAAGGCTATTTATAAAATGTATGAAAAGGCATAATTCCTCGGATGTTCTCAAGTCAACAGCTATTTTGGGGCCGGTGGAAGGTGGTTGGGATTTAAAAGCAAGAGAAATTTCAGTCCAATATCTTATCGACAAAAATCCAGATGGATTTGTAATCGATGGCTTACACGTGAATGGCAACAGAGTGCAGAAAATCGACTTTGATAGTATTAAAAACGTGACTCAACATACTATG AATTTATTACCCGTTAGCAAAATGAAAGTTTCGTTGGGTTGCTGGAACCCAACTGCCGTATTGGAATTAATTGAGCACGGTGTTGATGTTTTTGACTCGTCGTATCCTTACGTCGTCACCGAATCGTCAAAAGCCCTGACTTTCATGTGTTTTTCCCACCAACactcgaacaaaaatacagGACACGAAATATCCGTTGTAGATAAATG TTTTACTGACGATTTTTCGCCCATTTGCGAAACGTGCGAGTGCCTTACGTGCAAGAATCACACGCGAGCATACCTCAATCATCTTTGTCAAACCAAAGAACTGCTCGGCTCGGTTCTTCTAATGGT ACACAATACGCATCagtatctccaatttttcaaagcgataagagaaaatataaagaacTCGACGTTGACAGACTTCAAATCGAAAATTGGAGCTCAATTTACAAGTTGA
- the LOC122417577 gene encoding queuine tRNA-ribosyltransferase accessory subunit 2 isoform X2 yields the protein MELSVMKFFTESAARCAARIGLITELARMPGAVFETPLLMIYTKRGSVPHLTKDVFQMVTFEQEFLMTSLSSAIPMLNSVKQTNSFAEFVSMKEYPFFLSIQDPAVETSRGYQEKDSIAVWTRGGRSSFNANSYMDAVEVLKPDMYIALCDGDTDENSSSKRVSKALERSKRLFIKCMKRHNSSDVLKSTAILGPVEGGWDLKAREISVQYLIDKNPDGFVIDGLHVNGNRVQKIDFDSIKNVTQHTMNLLPVSKMKVSLGCWNPTAVLELIEHGVDVFDSSYPYVVTESSKALTFMCFSHQHSNKNTGHEISVVDKCFTDDFSPICETCECLTCKNHTRAYLNHLCQTKELLGSVLLMVHNTHQYLQFFKAIRENIKNSTLTDFKSKIGAQFTS from the exons ATGGAGTTAAG CGTTATGAAGTTTTTCACCGAATCAGCAGCACGTTGTGCGGCTCGAATAGGTTTAATTACAGAATTGGCAAGAATGCCAGGTGCCGTCTTTGAAACACCCTTGTTAATGATTTATACGAag CGAGGTAGCGTGCCTcatctcacgaaagatgttttccaaaTGGTTACTTTTGAGCAAGAATTCCTTATGACCTCTTTATCCTCCGCCATTCCTATGCTCAATTCCGTTAAACAAACAAATTCTTTTGCAGAATTTGTTAGCATGAAG gaatatcctttttttttgtcgataCAAGATCCCGCGGTAGAAACATCAAGAGGGTATCAAGAGAAGGATTCGATAGCAGTTTGGACAAGGGGAGGAAGGAGCTCGTTCAATGCCAACTCTTATATGGATGCGGTTGAAGTTTTGAAACCCGATATGTACATTGCATTGTGCGACGGCGATACTGATGAAAATAGCAGCTCAAAACGAGTATCGAAAGCTTTAGAAAGAAGTAAAAGGCTATTTATAAAATGTATGAAAAGGCATAATTCCTCGGATGTTCTCAAGTCAACAGCTATTTTGGGGCCGGTGGAAGGTGGTTGGGATTTAAAAGCAAGAGAAATTTCAGTCCAATATCTTATCGACAAAAATCCAGATGGATTTGTAATCGATGGCTTACACGTGAATGGCAACAGAGTGCAGAAAATCGACTTTGATAGTATTAAAAACGTGACTCAACATACTATG AATTTATTACCCGTTAGCAAAATGAAAGTTTCGTTGGGTTGCTGGAACCCAACTGCCGTATTGGAATTAATTGAGCACGGTGTTGATGTTTTTGACTCGTCGTATCCTTACGTCGTCACCGAATCGTCAAAAGCCCTGACTTTCATGTGTTTTTCCCACCAACactcgaacaaaaatacagGACACGAAATATCCGTTGTAGATAAATG TTTTACTGACGATTTTTCGCCCATTTGCGAAACGTGCGAGTGCCTTACGTGCAAGAATCACACGCGAGCATACCTCAATCATCTTTGTCAAACCAAAGAACTGCTCGGCTCGGTTCTTCTAATGGT ACACAATACGCATCagtatctccaatttttcaaagcgataagagaaaatataaagaacTCGACGTTGACAGACTTCAAATCGAAAATTGGAGCTCAATTTACAAGTTGA
- the LOC122416831 gene encoding cold shock domain-containing protein E1, with protein sequence MSNNPQWKDFQPPIMNSDPAILDYKSLAIPTKKVVSACQQSTNSYRNGTNYTGDHYIMDSDSEIYTGGITSPRNGGTRFNTSRTVASMEGSVTSYTADPTSNTNNSSSYQDQSNNQGPREAGIIEKLLHSYGFIQCCERQARLFFHFSQFSGTIEHLKIGDPVEFEMTYDRRTGKPIASIVNKIAPEVVLSEERVTGNVTTELPASGDSQGRITYENRGECFFLPYTKDDVEGNVTLRSGDKVSFQIATMPRGNLGACHVRLENPVHPVRYRGVVCSMKESFGFIERADIVKEIFFHFSEAKSVKEELRLGDDVEFIILTRNGKEVACNIIKLPPGSIVFEEVSNEIMKGQVLKPLERGTAARHQNDPLPGRIRYRAQDYSEVEVPFGDKDQKGDFTLKHGDWVQFLIATDTRDQLKRATEISLLPESFAVSGERREQGVIATLKDGFGFIRCVDRDTRIFFHFNEVLDLDREISVGDEVEFTVTQDPSSSFSNTRHSAIRLKHLPAGSVQFETVIESDVPGSIIQDVSTIEPGLIGYVKDDEQKKIIFFPKDCDSKNIPRLGDKVQFSICQVKRNKELVAVDISLVNASGEKVQNGNEKTNGATCQGFIAALKDGFGFIETVNHKKEIFFHFSTFEGDANSLELGADIECTISAANGRGTGGCIAADSVRLMPRGSIPRPTVVSEVLDGTIVRPLRIANPEQPEYTGLIKISSANEAEEAPEYEFGIMGLVNKRELLQAGDPVQLQVDSEGQACNIVAMRKKRIATVDAVKGAFGFLAYEIDEGKKLFFHMTEVKDHVTLQPGDHVEFVLVTNQRTGKSSACNVTRLSDGVQQRPERLISRLRTVSLEETGPKLTVTRQPKGPDGTRGFNQERPQRIPGVIEE encoded by the exons ATGTCCAACAATCCTCAGTGGAAAGATTTTCAGCCGCCAATCATGAACTCTGATCCAGCTATACTCGACTACAAGTCCTTGGCAATACCCACTAAAAAAGTCGTGAGCGCGTGTCAACAATCCACGAACAGTTATCGAAATGGCACGAATTATACCGGTGATCATTATATTATGGATTCCGATTCCGAAATTTATACCGGCGGTATTACTTCACCTCGAAATGGTGGCACTAGATTCAATACATCGAGAACCGTTGCCAGTATGGAAGGCTCCGTTACAAGTTACACAGCGGATCCAACAAGCAACACCAATAATTCGTCCTCTTATCAGGATCAGTCTAACAATCAAGGGCCTCGCGAAGCAGGAATTATCGAGAAATTACTG CATTCCTATGGATTCATACAGTGTTGCGAAAGGCAGGCAAGACTTTTCTTTCACTTTAGCCAATTCAGCGGTACCATAGAACACTTGAAGATCGGCGATCCGGTGgaattcgaaatgacgtaCGATCGCAGAACCGGAAAACCTATTGCGAGTATCGTCAACAAGATTGCTCCAGAAGTT GTTCTCAGCGAAGAGAGAGTAACGGGAAACGTGACGACTGAACTGCCAGCATCCGGTGATTCACAGGGACGAATAACCTACGAGAATCGGGGAGAGTGTTTCTTTCTACCCTATACCAAAGATGATGTTGAGGGAAACGTCACTTTGCGTTCCGGTGATAAGGTGTCTTTTCAGATTGCTACGATGCCACG cGGAAACTTGGGTGCTTGTCACGTTAGACTTGAAAATCCGGTGCATCCGGTACGATATCGCGGCGTTGTGTGCTCAATGAAAGAGagttttggttttatcgagCGGGCTGATATAGtcaaagagattttttttcacttcagcGAGGCCAAGTCGGTCAAAGAAGAGCTCAGGCTAGGAGATGacgttgaatttattatccTGACTCGTAAC ggAAAAGAAGTTGCTTGTAACATAATAAAGCTACCGCCCGGGTCCATAGTCTTTGAGGAAGTTagtaacgaaataatgaagggACAAGTGCTGAAACCTCTCGAAAGAGGAACCGCCGCGCGTCATCAGAATGATCCGTTGCCCGGACGAATTCGTTATCGAGCTCAAGACTATTCCGAGGTTGAAGTGCCATTCGGCGATAAGGATCAGAAGGGGGACTTTACTCTCAA GCACGGCGACTGGGTTCAGTTTCTGATTGCGACCGATACGAGAGATCAATTGAAGAGAGCTACGGAAATATCGTTATTGCCCGAATCATTCGCAGTTTCCGGTGAAAGACGCGAACAGGGAGTCATAGCGACTTTGAAAGATGGTTTCGGTTTTATTCGATGCGTCGATCGCGATACTCGCATATTTTTCCACTTCAACGAAGTTTTGGATTTAGATCGAGAGATAAGTGTTGGCGACGAGGTTGAGTTCACCGTTACTCAG GATCCATCATCTTCATTCTCCAATACTCGTCATAGCGCCATCAGACTCAAACATTTGCCGGCTGGTAGTGTACAGTTCGAAACGGTGATAGAAAGCGACGTACCCGGTAGTATTATCCAAGACGTCAGTACCATCGAACCGGGTCTCATCGGTTACGTCAAAGATGATGAGCAAAAAAAGATCATTTTCTTTCCTAAGGATTGCGATTCTAAAAACATCCCCAGGCTGGGCGATaag gtTCAATTTAGCATATGCCAAGTAAAACGAAACAAAGAACTCGTCGCCGTAGACATATCGCTGGTTAACGCCAGCGGCGAGAAGGTGCAAAATGGTAATGAGAAAACGAATGGAGCGACGTGTCAAGGCTTTATAGCAGCGCTCAAGgatggttttggttttattgaGACGGTGAACCATAAgaaggaaatattttttcactttag CACCTTCGAGGGAGATGCGAACTCTTTGGAATTGGGTGCCGACATCGAGTGTACTATAAGCGCGGCAAACGGGCGTGGTACTGGGGGTTGTATAGCCGCGGATTCGGTACGTTTAATGCCGCGAGGTTCGATTCCACGGCCTACGGTAGTTAGCGAGGTATTGGACGGTACGATCGTGAGACCTCTGAGAATCGCGAATCCTGAACAGCCAGAGTACACCGGTTTAATTAAAATAAGTTCTGCCAATGAGGCGGAGGAGGCGCCTGAATACGAATTTGGCATAATGGGCCTGGTGAACAAGCGGGAGCTATTGCAAGCTGGGGATCCTGTACAGCTTCAAGTCGATTCCGAGGGTCAAGCTTGTAACATTGTTgccatgagaaaaaaacgtattgCTACCGTCGATGCGGTTAAAGGTGCTTTTGGCTTTTTGGCTTACGAAATCGATGaggggaaaaaattattttttcacatgaCCGAAGTCAAAGATCACGTGACTCTCCAACCAGGAGATCACGTCGAATTTGTTCTGGTTACCAATCAACGCACAGGAAAATCATCTGCGTGCAATGTGACGCGATTGAG TGACGGTGTGCAGCAACGACCGGAGCGTTTAATAAGCCGGCTGCGTACGGTGTCGCTAGAAGAGACGGGTCCCAAGTTGACGGTGACGAGGCAGCCAAAAGGACCGGACGGTACACGTGGTTTCAATCAAGAACGTCCGCAGCGCATCCCCGGCGTGATCGAAGagtaa
- the Atac1 gene encoding ZZ-type zinc finger-containing protein 3, translated as MDVEKMIVRAEEPFVGKEENEFYFESDHLALKGNKDYTALLKTVVLLQAQRTQAIQDLDNLLDRKAKATGDPISFVAQLQNNGLPELPGPQKIAEIPFIDWTRYNVVSDMRMKPQTRHSNLLPQVQNKTEVEDGKVLVRGRAFDESKPETFNQLWTTEEQRRLEELLVEYPPEEVEMRRWTKIANALGNRTPKQVSSRVQKYFLKLLRAGLPIPGRGPKVKLDGKKSQSNRNQRNILLLSKKSTFFPHQDLSYGGSDEGKDNQAQEDSEDDYSNAGIEENPELRQIELLRQVKAEKEAGQSTDYQHFGYKCTVCGEDPLKGTRWHCLDCRNGVDLCADCAVAQLEAIRPVHSPLHKLTPVRSTLCPRSYDTDYCPENFDDSSYNYLDPNFLPE; from the exons ATGGATGTGGAAAAGATGATAGTACGAGCGGAAGAGCCATTTgtaggaaaagaggaaaacgaATTCTATTTTGAGTCGGATCATCTGGCTCTAAAAGGAAATAAGGATTACACGGCTCTGTTAAAAACGGTAGTACTCCTCCAAGCACAGCGAACTCAGGCGATCCAAGATTTAGACAATCTTTTGGATCGCAAAGCCAAAGCCACCGGAGATCCTATTTCGTTTGTTGCTCAGCTACAGAACAACGGTCTGCCTGAATTACCGGGACCACAAAAAATTGCTGAAATACCCTTCATAGATTGGACTCGATATAATGTTGTTTCGGATATGCGAATGAAACCCCAAACCCGTCACAGTAATTTATTACCACAGGTTCAAAATAAAACGGAAGTCGAAGATGGCAAA GTTCTCGTACGTGGACGTGCTTTCGATGAAAGTAAACCAGAAACTTTTAACCAATTATGGACGACAGAGGAGCAGAGGCGTTTGGAAGAATTATTGGTTGAATATCCGCCGGAAGAAGTAGAAATGAGGCGTTGGACAAAAATCGCAAATGCCCTCG GAAATCGAACTCCCAAACAAGTATCAAGTagagtacaaaaatattttttgaagctCCTTCGTGCCGGATTACCGATTCCAGGACGAGGTCCTAAAGTCAAATTAGATGGCAAAAAAAGTCAGTCTAATCGTAATCAGCGCAATATTTTactactttcgaaaaaatcaacgtTCTTCCCACATCAAGATTTGTCCTACGGCGGCAGTGACGAGGGCAAGGATAATCAAGCTCAAGAAGATTCT gaggaCGATTACAGTAATGCCGGTATTGAAGAAAATCCTGAACTGAGACAGATCGAACTGTTGCGACAGGTAAAAGCTGAAAAAGAAGCAGGCCAATCTACGGATTATCAGCATTTCGGATACAAG tGTACTGTGTGTGGTGAAGATCCACTGAAGGGGACACGCTGGCATTGTTTGGATTGTCGGAACGGCGTTGATCTTTGCGCGGATTGTGCCGTAGCGCAGTTGGAGGCTATTCGTCCGGTCCACTCACCGCTCCACAAATTGACTCCAGTACGTTCGACCCTATGTCCAAGGTCCTACGACACAGATTACTGTCCCGAAAACTTCGATGATTCTTCTTACAATTATCTCGATCCAAATTTCTTACCCGAATGA